The following DNA comes from Vespula pensylvanica isolate Volc-1 chromosome 5, ASM1446617v1, whole genome shotgun sequence.
CTTCGCTTCTATCCACATGCCATCCTTGAGCATTTTTATTAGCTCGGCTTGCCTTTCGActaaaattttaatagttaTGGAGGAATTAATAGTTATGAAGGTACAGAACGCGCTAAATTGTTACTGCAGTAACATTCTTAACGATGAGATATGTGATATTACTTACTTGCGTCTACGAATGACTTTATGTCATATGTCAGATCAACATTTAAATTTTCGCTCTTCGCAAAGAGCAAACCGATGAACCACATCGAGCATTGTCTATCTGGCTCTGGTTCCAACGGTGGGAAAGCTTCCGGGTTAACATGTGCCAGAGTAATGTGAGGATTTCTTTCCAGCGTACCTGTTTAAAAGAGTTAGGATTTTGCCAGATTGGCATCCGCGAATTGTTAGTATTGAAATAATAGgaataacgataattatatttttatatttacaattatatcaaTAAGTAGGTCACAGATTAAGAAGGTTTTATTTTTACGCTTTGTAGTTGCTGCATATAATCCTGTGATAAACTAATACGAACATAAAACAGAGCTATTTtggaaaatgttttaaataatgaaCTTGCTTGAGTAATGACAAATTTCATGtcaattaatgaataaaaataatgaaaaaatatcaatgaaacatctacgtaaatattataattataatgttacatctataattatatacatattatatatctacaatttTATACATCTTACCTATCAGATGACGTATTTTCGACTCAACCAGTCCACACCATTCGAGTTGATCTTCTGATGTTAAACTTCTTGCTAACAATACGATATAATGTTTGTATTTGTAGAAGAAGTTTGGTGGTTCGAATAATTTGTCCCATGTCGCTTTTCCCATAATAATTTCTTCCGTTATAGATAAACCAGCTTCAAAGGCTTCTTGCATGATCGTTCTGGTTGATACGGAGACGTTAAATGTGGAATTTTGTTGTGGATATGCCGGAGTAATTATCGGCATCAAATGATATCTGTCGGATACATTTACCTGTAAaatttatagttatatttattaacatcaAAGCTatgtacaattttttcttgaacaacgaaaaattaaaatcaattatataagaattataattgtaaCAATTGTCACGAGTGTATTTattggaataaataaaattactctggagaaaaatatttataaaaaaacttAGAAACTCACTCGTGGATCCCACACAGGAAAACCTAGATTGACAGTATCGGGTTGTTTTAAGAGGACAGGTTGTGGCCATTTCCACTGAGAAAATAcgaggaaaaatttttctattaaagttGCGGCTACAGCGTTAGGATAAAGTTGACACGTGCGAGCAACTAGCATTGCCCAAGACACACCACCAAGATATCCTAATACATTGCTATATATTCCGTGTCCtggaaaatatgaatataagagaaaacgtttagtttgtaatttttattatacaaatctTAAATAGATAACtatcatttatatacttacttttaGCCCATAATTTTATAGCTCTAAGTGCCAATctgaaattttctatattaggTACTAAACGTAAAATTTCATCTGTCACTCTACATCCATTTAAACTTCTCACACATTTTTGatcaagattttttaatagcaTATCGTCCCTGAGATCCTGTCAACAAAATGtatatcttaattaatatctaatatttttcatataatataaatttaaattcaaatttttgttaaaaacatGATAAATCACATACCATAGTGTCTGGGATTTCTTTTAACGTTAACTTTGCAAATAACATGTCAATTTCAATACCgtcaaaattcatttttataacggGTACAAATGCTTCTTCAACAgcctataaaaagaaaaacgattagtaaataattatatgtaaaaaaaaaaaaatctttgtaaATATGAAGCAACAGCAAAGTACACAATTtagtttcttataaataagCAAATTACGGTCTTTCTAATAGTCTTTTATACGGTACTTACTATTCTGCAATTTacatgaaaagataaaatttacataaacaCAATATTAAATAGGaatcgtattattaattttacgtaCCCTTAAATCTGTGACCTCTTCTTGCATTTTTAACAGTTCAAAAAAGGATGTAAAATAATCGgatctatatatatgcctTGGGACAACGCATAAGGCATCGATATCAGCACCTTTGTGATGAACACCTAACCTATATGAACCAAAGGTGTATATTTTACCACCAACTTGATCTGCGACATTAGGTGGCATATTTCTAGCAATACTTGTATCTCGAATCCATTGCTTCACCAAAGCATTTAATTTGCTGTACAATTAAACGtaacatattaattataacattcttcaagtaataatttcaaatacatTACTTCAATccacatatatttattcattaatacaaataaactTTACCTTAATATTTCCATTCTATGATTTAATTCTTCCTCCGATTCAAATACATTATATGGTTTTAACGCTTCTTTCAATTCATTTGTTCTAGTAAGATCACTAGGTTTTGGTTCAGCTACGCTAATAGCCGATGTCATCCCCAATGTACGAAGGTTCTTTTCATTGGACGTATTATTGGTATTGGATTGAACCGGTTGGGTTGGCCacattttgaatttattaatatttgtaaatttctataaaagaaaacaattgaTTTATCGTTACAAACGGTCTAAAGAATTTTCCAACATAGATATTatctgaaatagaaaaagaataagtgtACGTAAAGAGGGGACGAGcaaatctttctttcgaagacGATTTAACGCCCATCCAAGGAgcatatacttttataatagGATACTTTTTCAAGAAGCTTCATTATtactttatcattattaaaagaagagaaaagaaaaaaaggaaagaacagaAACGTAATATTCAAATCTACTTAATCCAATTGAATTGTACCTACtaggagataaaaagaatcagCTAGTCTCTGATTCTTACCGCTTATTGTTCTGTCAAAGATACAGAGACATGTTGAAGATAAAAAGCGAACGTTTTGATCGCGTTGTCAGGTTATAAAAACCCGAAATGCCTGCATTAAGGAAACATAGGGCCCCTATAAATGATTTCAGCCGATTCCTGAAAAGGGAATTGTACTCCTAGCGTAAAACGCAGGTTCTTGGGGCGTTGCTTAATCGCGAAGCAATGTGAAGAAGTTGTAAACAAATTAGAAGGAAGCAACAAGAATTCATAAAGAACGATGTCCGCAGTTTGTAGATCGTTCGCGTCGGACATGCATTCGAATGcgcgaataaaagaaaatattcgaattttttttttgagatatcGCACTGTTCACTTCAAGCCACCCTGTAAGCACCCGAGACTTCTTCTATTATCCTTAAAgaggtaaataaataacgtaacggtttcttatattttttttttttttagtcgaaaataatgaataacaCGTATCCTCGTACTACACCACCTACACTATAAACATGGCGTCCTCTGACGGCTTGCTTCGACCATGAGATATTCCGCTAGTTGGTGGCGTACTTGGTTAGCGTCGTTTTAGGAACGATCGTCGCGccatctttattaattataaattactggatatatatacacattaaaatatgtttattggATTTGCATTAACTAAGtgaattttgatatttatttcaattctttttttatccagtTAGAAACTGAATAgttgaatgaaaaaggaataaagattCTAAACGATTAATACGAATATTCATCGAATAATCGAAGTTACTTTCGagtattatttcgattatcgaaCGTGCATTGGAAGTAAAGCCGAATGTGATCGTTGTAAGTTTGAAGAAGTTCGCAGACGGACGgattaatgttaataacaattatttcgttttgctggaagaatttatgaaatattttcgacgGTAACAAGTatgtatctttaatatttagatTATATTCTTCGATGTTATCCGACGTATATATTgctatttcgatcgaaattatatatcgtatacgaagttaataataatttacacaaCGGTCGCTTACgaatttacgtatgtatgggTATTATGGAATTAGAAGAaacataattctttctttttatgttaattaataGTTCGAATTGAACaagttttacttttaaattatgGACTATAGAAACATTAGGAATCTTAATCTTGATACGCACGTTTCaaggttaagaaaaaaaaatatatatatatatacacagacgtATATTTAGAATAAAACTGATTGAATCGGTAGAATCATATAACAATTTAATCAActtttaattacttaaaagttcatttcttttataaatgtaaGTTCATAGAAAGttcatatctatatacgtagtaTGTAATCACAAGGTTCTATTACCATTTTAGTTACTTTCGTTCttaataaatcgtaattaattttctactcGTTCTTtcataatcaattttaatgagaaaacTATAAGAAccataaaaagttttttttcaatattagctcgaaagaaaagaaagatacacatatatgaataacatacgtaatatattctttatataatataaagtttttcaataatagttaccgaactttttttttttctttctttcttttcttttactttttttaataaaacattccttcaatttagaattaaattaaaaaaatttttttatatctttattgtgtatatgtgtgtgtctaaCGTATAGTATGATTGTTCGCAAATGTACATAAAACACAATGTAAGTCAAATGGTAATTATTGTTCTTTTTGCacgatatccttttttttttttttatttttgataagaaTTTCACACAATAGCGGTTCAATTtcatcgacgatcgatcgaaatttgtTTCAAACCTTTTCAGTAATTTACGAATTTTTGATGCGAACTTGATTTTTGATATagatcaaataattataaaataattataagttaATCTAACAACGACAAATCGAATGATTTTGGcgatcaattaatataatttcgtaaaagaattttgtcATTGAATTTTGAtcaaaaacgatataataactATTTTAGTGATCGATATTCtgtttcatatattatttcaatcgataataCTATATGTTACgaacaagaaatatttaaaaaaaattttctaatataaatgttttatatagaagaatattcgataaatattattgaaaaatatcatgcattatttattatataaacatatttcgtacgtttttatataaaatttataaaaatcaatgtgAGCTAATCTCTCggtttatacaaaatattcctACGGAAtgattttatcttataaacaaaatttattctttaaaaatatttatcttttctatagatttacgaaaaaagaaaaaaattaagatttagaaaaattacaataatactTATTTGTTAGCGCTGATAGTATTATGTTTAAAAAGAatcaagtatttttttttatgatatttttgcaatttttgcaaatattttaagtaattatgtttcctttaatttatatttcattatatatacgagtgtaggattaattttatataagtaaaggattaattttacgatataatttgCGAAATTACATACGGTATATTCCGTACTACtgacatataattaatttaataaatataaaaagaaaaaatattttctaatcgcaTAAAAATAAGATCGCGTAAATTAAAAcggtataagaaaaaaaagttatcgtAAACCGAGAGATTAATGTACGATATTattgaattagaaaagaacaattttttttatattaaataatagttCAAATTGAAGATAGTTTACTTTTCATTCTTGTAATGAACATCAGGATTTTTAACATTAGTTTTAATTCACGTATGAAATGATATACGTAGAGAAAATTAACACGTTAAACGTTCTTcgtatattcatttaattatatcgaatatctttatattgaagtagaaagattttatttatataatatatgagaTGGTTTCGcgtatcgaaaaagaaaaatggatagTTTCTTACAGAATAACCGAATTCGTGATTAAGAATTAAACCATACTTtcaacaattaattaaattaatactcACAGTGTCTTGTTTTCGTTGTTTAAATTCCATCCAGTTTTTCGGTACATCGTTgatttttacgtatttattacgatctatatgatttattttatttttcgcttCATTTCTCTTCCACATTTTGTACGCTTTAATTTCAACTTCGTCactgttttttatttcgcaataattttagaaactgatgtttctcgaatttttctttttcttacttctcttgaatattatttcttctcgatTATTTCGCTTCTGTAGCAATATTAGCtaaagatttgaaaaatcaaaCTGATGAAGAACCAAAAATTTTCAGCTTTTATATGGTAACCAAAATGGTAGGGACCATTTAGTCGCTTTCCTGATTGGTCAGCTCAATTGGTCATGAGAATCCTAGCCAATTGGGTTTTTTTTTACCTGGCGTATCCATTGTTATAAACCTTTGAAAAGTTTAGGTATGTTTATTCTCAGAAGACGTTTGCTGCTCTCTGATTGGTGCAGAATTTTCTTAAGCCTCTCTTTAACACTCCCCTTTcacttttcttgtttttcagAGAGTTACTCGTTGAGAAtttgtacaaatataatatataatttacacatatatctttattttcacatattttttattttctcttttaattaaatatatataatacttataatatttatataaatataatataatatttatatatatatatataatataattttataataatattcatataaataattatatagaatatatatagaataataaaaataattacatagaatatagaatattggaagtatttttttatattttttgtattttacatttattacacattttttatatttttatattccttgtttttattaattgtttttaatacgACATAAACATAAactgtaattttttaattcgcgTAGATATTCgagatctttttaatttttattttaacagaaTATAAGAACGaattgaaagattattttttccttgGTGGTTAACATATTTTTGTCAAGTGGTTGATGCTTTTCTGACGAATGCATGACGTCATATACATTttcacttattttttctttcttttcacttgTTTTTCACTTGTTTACATCTTCTTTATCTGTAAATAacaagaacgaaaagagaaaactcaaCAGACTTTCTAATCTTTAAAATCTcctcggttttttttttcccccgaTTACTCGttattcttaagaaaaattaaactcAACTTCAATAAAATCTTCGAAGGcagaattttcttatttatcattaaatttattgaagtTAAGTGCtgattctatataaaataatctataaatgttatagaaaaatttattaattaaaataaatcgagaaatacacacacatatatttttctgaattgaaaatatatattatccttATATTTCCTCCATTGCATCAAATCGTTGTTTCCGtagatcttccttttctcgtcGAATTGGTTTTTGCTGCTCCTTTACCATTAAATTTCTATCTGCTTCCAATAATTGATCTtactcttctcctttttttctttgatctaaGAGAAAAAGTTTGTCTTGTTCAATCTTGATTAAAGTTAATGCATCGTTATGAGCGATATTGAAAGGATCGTCTAGAGTgaattaacaaatttcttttctcttcttcttttttttaattctctttgaCCTTTCTCAAGCCAATTTTAAtacaatgttaataattttgcgACATtacttacgtttctttttctttaaagtgTTCCTTCCCAAAAAATTTCCACTTCATTACTGCGACGCTTAAATCGATGattcagttttatttttcatagattgcaaaagaatatacgaaaaaattgTCCATTATCtgaaattaaaaggaaaataatttaacttcTTAACTTTGCTTTCGAAACTTCGCtatctatgtaaatataattctgAAATTTACAGTATACATTAAAATTTCGTATGTCAAGAAGGACTCGTATTATTACTGACCAAATTTAGGTAAATTTATTCACTACTGTCAGATGGTTTTTGcgtagaaattttcaaagagatCATAGATTAATGATCGTATTCTAAGCTTCGGAGATTTAACTTTGGGTAGTCATAAAATTTAGGTTCTAAATCCtatattttaaatctaatagccaaaacaaaaattctaaGATTCTATAGCTATATCTAAAGGCAATAGATAAAtgctactattattatacatttccaaactttgtattttcatataaatcatTCAGTTACCTCGAATAAACCTATTATTAGTTGATCCTTCAGGTATATTCTCGAccattaaatagaaatttactTAAGATACAATTATACGTACGGTCTTGAGATGCaagtatatgaaaaaaatatctgtataGATCTATCTGCTCCTTTATTGTTGGATATCGTtgtctttatctttaaaaaaaattctagaaAGATAATCTAATgaacaaagaaatagaaaaaagaaaaattatttccgaTTTGTGATATAATCATTGCCAATGATAAGAATAGAGgattatagaaaaaacaacGTTGCAAATAATATTGCAAATATGTTGTTATTCgaattgttattgttattcgaATAGTATatcataagaaaatttatcagaTTCGTATTTTTTACTTGTTCAGATTTCTTTCCTAGTACATGAATACACTCGAATACATTGTTAGATAGatctcgaataatattttatatctcgaaatagaattatattatattaaatactcTTTGTTAGTTCTAATTTtgaatatgttaaatattaaaaacaattcgTCAATTACGAGCTGACTGTCTGAAAATGGTATATGTAGTTTGCTAATGAATAGAGAAACTCAGCTCGCATGCACAGTATGTAATATCTGAATATCCGACGAGGAAAATGTTGCGTTACATTTTcgcaaattattattatttttcttccttcttccttttattttattttactcttttctttttcctttctttcaaatttgtttttcgttcgtggagattaattattaattttttgcttTGTCAATGGAATATGCACAGAGAGTGAAATGATGCAGGTccgtaaaaaaatatctaacattttatatttaattattgtttcattCTTCGTCagttataatatcgaaatatgaACAAACACGTTCggatatgtacttacattctTTCATATTTGCACTGTCGATTTCACTTTTTGagaaaatatacgattttattactATTGACGCATATTCGTACAATTACAGATTTTTAACGTGTAAAAAAACAGCTTTTTCTGTTAGAAATATGCTcagaaattatttactttatggATGAACCTTACATTAGTTTcactttcgataaaaatttattgacaACGTATTTTCTATTGTATAAAGATTTCAAGTTTTTCGTAGAGTCCTTTTGGGGTTTTCcttaaatacaaatttcatttctctgaCATAAATCTAAACATAGGGATACCTGGTTGAATAaaaactttcttcgtttttacaaTAGAACCCTATAGAAAAGAAGTTAATCCTCTAAATTGTAAAGCGTATGAATGTTTATGGGAATTTTCCATTTAAAGCCATATTTTTCGTGTCAATGAGTTCCTAACAACgagtcattttatttttaagaattatactatatttagtAACGTTATTTATCCACGtgaacatttatttcatttaaaatatttaaatttatttaacatttattttaacataaaaattttgcacattatatatgtgtatatatatatatatatatatatatatatatatatatatatttctgtctctgtctgttttcgtatgtgtgtgtatgtgtgtgcgtgttaAATACACGTAGTAGAAATAACTTGAtggagatattttctttcgttttcgagTTATCGtagaataaaatcataaaagtgACGACCGCtcgtaaaaattaaatgcCTAGAAATCGTACGCTTTGGGTTCTCGAATGATGATTGGCTCCTTGATCGagttacttctttctctctcaagatAGACCAAGGCAGATCATCTCCGAAACGTTTAACGAGCCTACGAGGAcctataatgataaatttttttcgcAAATCTCGTTACTCCGAATAGTAGGAAATGTACTTACTTTAATTATCTCAAGACGAAACAAAATGGTGTTTCTCTTATTCCACACATTCAATCTTCCTTTCAACAATTCGAGATTAACAATCGACTTCTTAATCACGTCCTTCagttctcctttcttttttcttttctgcctttttatttcttatttttttacttttttacatttttacattttgttgaaatgattttttttttttttttttttttttctagaatcTAGAATGGATTGTAATCTTCTTCAACATACTCATTTTGCATGAGTCATCCTGTAactcttttcaaaattttcgtAACAAGTGTGTTTGCATGAGTCATCTTGTAACTCTTTTCGAAAGTTTCATAACAAGTGCGTTTTTACAAGATTGCCTTATCAAACCAACGCTCAAACAATATTAGTTATCTTTTACTCTAAGCAAAAGATAGtagaaatcattttcataGAAAGTGCATTTTAATTATCGGAAGGGTGTTACCAAATGACGTCCATTTTTATTCCGCACGTTCATCTTCGTTAGAAGCAATTTTTAATCtcattatttcgttatatttctatcttttttcttcttcttttttttttatttttcttaaaaaaaaaaaaaaaaaaaagagaaagaaagaaagaaaaaaaaagactttttATGCACAAATCCGGTTTTACGTCTAGTTTAAAATGATTTCTCGCTTTTAAAATGATTCTcatagaaaatgtattttaattatccgAAGGTGAAGTAAAATGGCAGTTTCACTTATTTCACACGTTCGTTTTCATTACGATAGTATTTTAATctcgttaattcttttttatttttatttatttatcttttcttttttgttttttctttcttttttctttttttctttttacaaatatagtTTTACATTACATCGAAaagatttctctttattctttaaaatgaAGCGTTCGATTGTGATGCCTGGCACGTTATTTAAACGCATCGCGTTTAAATTCCCCGTGTGAAACGGTAATTCGTTTTATAAGCATTGTTAGATGACGCATGAAATCGACACAAGTACACTCTACATCGACAAATCACTCTTACGatctaaaatatatgttttatcaCGATCGTAATTAAAAGGCGGCTTATACGTAATTATTGCTGTAAATTGATATCGCAGTGAATTTCGATAATCGTCGATTATTTTGTCAATAGAATTTGAATAGGTCTGCTTAATCTATTACTAGATAGATAAacccgatcgatcgataatagaaTCTTTAATGGCTTACCTTTATAACAATTAGGCTTATTTCCCTATAGAGTTTGCTaactataatattacaatattcatATTGAATGAGTAAACACAAAAGCAAGTAAGTTAGTATATTGAACGCTTTTCGCAATAGATTGCGAAAGTCTAGCCAATATACAATGATTAGTATACTGGATCGAAATTATCGGCTGTCCCGTTAATGCGTTGGCATGTAACTACATACATGttatacgtacttatatacgtatacatgtgtatatatatgtaattatatgtatatatatatatatacatatgcatgtatttatatagatatatagatacttatatAGTAAACACATACATGGTTACATATGTAGCGATCGAACCTCGAAAATCCATCGTTTTTCAGTAACGTCGAAAGCGGCTCGTACGAGGCTCGTAGCGGCCGGCCATTAGTATTCACGGCATAATTCAGCCGCATCGCGGTATCCGCATTCGGTCCGATAAGCC
Coding sequences within:
- the LOC122629168 gene encoding poly(A) polymerase type 3 isoform X3, which encodes MWPTQPVQSNTNNTSNEKNLRTLGMTSAISVAEPKPSDLTRTNELKEALKPYNVFESEEELNHRMEILSKLNALVKQWIRDTSIARNMPPNVADQVGGKIYTFGSYRLGVHHKGADIDALCVVPRHIYRSDYFTSFFELLKMQEEVTDLRAVEEAFVPVIKMNFDGIEIDMLFAKLTLKEIPDTMDLRDDMLLKNLDQKCVRSLNGCRVTDEILRLVPNIENFRLALRAIKLWAKRHGIYSNVLGYLGGVSWAMLVARTCQLYPNAVAATLIEKFFLVFSQWKWPQPVLLKQPDTVNLGFPVWDPRVNVSDRYHLMPIITPAYPQQNSTFNVSVSTRTIMQEAFEAGLSITEEIIMGKATWDKLFEPPNFFYKYKHYIVLLARSLTSEDQLEWCGLVESKIRHLIGTLERNPHITLAHVNPEAFPPLEPEPDRQCSMWFIGLLFAKSENLNVDLTYDIKSFVDAIERQAELIKMLKDGMWIEAKHVKRRDLNTYVSPSLLKRERKVSGGVHRNGNIAGNGNNGGVSPRNQGDVTSRKRPSDQSLETFSKKRKVNENDQQVTQEGPTNASTVAQEGYVCT
- the LOC122629168 gene encoding poly(A) polymerase type 3 isoform X2; translation: MWPTQPVQSNTNNTSNEKNLRTLGMTSAISVAEPKPSDLTRTNELKEALKPYNVFESEEELNHRMEILSKLNALVKQWIRDTSIARNMPPNVADQVGGKIYTFGSYRLGVHHKGADIDALCVVPRHIYRSDYFTSFFELLKMQEEVTDLRAVEEAFVPVIKMNFDGIEIDMLFAKLTLKEIPDTMDLRDDMLLKNLDQKCVRSLNGCRVTDEILRLVPNIENFRLALRAIKLWAKRHGIYSNVLGYLGGVSWAMLVARTCQLYPNAVAATLIEKFFLVFSQWKWPQPVLLKQPDTVNLGFPVWDPRVNVSDRYHLMPIITPAYPQQNSTFNVSVSTRTIMQEAFEAGLSITEEIIMGKATWDKLFEPPNFFYKYKHYIVLLARSLTSEDQLEWCGLVESKIRHLIGTLERNPHITLAHVNPEAFPPLEPEPDRQCSMWFIGLLFAKSENLNVDLTYDIKSFVDAIERQAELIKMLKDGMWIEAKHVKRRDLNTYVSPSLLKRERKVSGGVHRNGNIAGNGNNGGVSPRNQGDVTSRKRPSDQSLETFSKKRKVNENDQQVTQGEDGSLVVQSCGDDSNSGFSLEEYKQTLTTAKDVRHCTYNEQ
- the LOC122629168 gene encoding poly(A) polymerase type 3 isoform X1, which encodes MWPTQPVQSNTNNTSNEKNLRTLGMTSAISVAEPKPSDLTRTNELKEALKPYNVFESEEELNHRMEILSKLNALVKQWIRDTSIARNMPPNVADQVGGKIYTFGSYRLGVHHKGADIDALCVVPRHIYRSDYFTSFFELLKMQEEVTDLRAVEEAFVPVIKMNFDGIEIDMLFAKLTLKEIPDTMDLRDDMLLKNLDQKCVRSLNGCRVTDEILRLVPNIENFRLALRAIKLWAKRHGIYSNVLGYLGGVSWAMLVARTCQLYPNAVAATLIEKFFLVFSQWKWPQPVLLKQPDTVNLGFPVWDPRVNVSDRYHLMPIITPAYPQQNSTFNVSVSTRTIMQEAFEAGLSITEEIIMGKATWDKLFEPPNFFYKYKHYIVLLARSLTSEDQLEWCGLVESKIRHLIGTLERNPHITLAHVNPEAFPPLEPEPDRQCSMWFIGLLFAKSENLNVDLTYDIKSFVDAIERQAELIKMLKDGMWIEAKHVKRRDLNTYVSPSLLKRERKVSGGVHRNGNIAGNGNNGGVSPRNQGDVTSRKRPSDQSLETFSKKRKVNENDQQVTQGEDGSLVVQSCGDDSNSGFSLEEYKQTLTTAKDEGPTNASTVAQEGYVCT